The region GGCTGGGCTGTCGCAACGGCAGATCGTCGAAGTGCGTTGCATCCGCCGGATAAGGCCACGCGCCCTTGTTCTTGATAAATGGAAAGTGCCGTGCGATAGCTGCTCGCATGCCGGGGCCGTCTTGCAGATCGTAATCCCATACGCTGTCGAAGGGCGTATAGAGGAGTTGGCAGACTGCTGCAAGCATATCGAGGTTGAAGAGTGAGAGGCGATAGGGATTCGGTGTCGACAGATCGTGTGGAAATACTCCATCCGCATTGATCTGTGCGCGAATCGTCACCGACTTGTAGCGATGGCGAAGCTCTCCCATAGGCGTGTCGTCGGTATTCGGTAAAAGCGCCAGGCGCAGCCGCATGAATGCGATTGCCTGTAGCATCCACGAGCTGCCGTGGTGGTCCTTCTGATCGCGGGCCAGTCCCGCAAGCTGTGAACTATTGAGCCAGTCGAAGTATGCGCCAAACCATTTGGTCAAGCCGTCAAGATCTTTCTGGGTGAATGCCTCTGCGTTCACGAGGAAGGGAATTGCCTGCGCTACCTCCGCGAGATGTACCGTGTCGAGAACGCCTTCGAAGCGGCCTGACGTTGCAGGAAGAATCACCTCCGCATACATCAAGCTGGGCGTCATGCTCGTTGCCGGATCAACGAACCATGCACGCAGATGCTGTATGGCCGCCTGCGCATAGCGTTCTTCTTTTGTCAGCAGATACGCTGAGGCCAACGCAGCGACCCATATGCTCAGATCGAGCATGGCATCGCGGTGCGCTGTAAATGCATCAGGATTTGCCACGCCCTTTCGTTGCAGGTAAGCGCCGTCTTTCTTCGCTGGATCGGGCCAATAGTCTTCGGCTTCGGAGTAGAAGTCACGCGGCGTTC is a window of Edaphobacter dinghuensis DNA encoding:
- a CDS encoding alginate lyase family protein; amino-acid sequence: MPITRRTFCTQAAGVVTAGMFLPRTLIAQASTARPDVAAIDHDRILSAAQSYLTKSPAPLTTLPCKRSPGTPRDFYSEAEDYWPDPAKKDGAYLQRKGVANPDAFTAHRDAMLDLSIWVAALASAYLLTKEERYAQAAIQHLRAWFVDPATSMTPSLMYAEVILPATSGRFEGVLDTVHLAEVAQAIPFLVNAEAFTQKDLDGLTKWFGAYFDWLNSSQLAGLARDQKDHHGSSWMLQAIAFMRLRLALLPNTDDTPMGELRHRYKSVTIRAQINADGVFPHDLSTPNPYRLSLFNLDMLAAVCQLLYTPFDSVWDYDLQDGPGMRAAIARHFPFIKNKGAWPYPADATHFDDLPLRQPSLLFCARAYTRPEYADLWKTLPPDTSIPELQRTFPIRQPLLWVTRPKP